The proteins below are encoded in one region of uncultured Desulfovibrio sp.:
- a CDS encoding ABC transporter permease, whose translation MEASPQVSFARTQDRLTISVGGCWKMGAPWPPSADASLRAMAQPHTTGLTLRCEDLKHWDSSLLVFLVRCIRAAQEHGLPVQRDLPHGLERLVHLAFAVPAKQGASRSKEQEGPVARLGGAVLALPGKLREFTAFVGDATLAILRFCTGRSHMRMQDLMAAMYECGVLALPIISLTSLLFGLILAFVGAVQLTQFGAQIYVAGLVGIGMLRVMGAIMVGVVMAGRVGASFAALIGTMQVNEEVDALVTLGISPMDFLVLPRMLALTAMIPLLTLYADLMGILGGFVVGVGMLDLNPLEYLSATVTMVSFRHGIIGLVYAAVFGVIIALTGCYQGMRCGRSAQAVGQATTTAVVHGIVGIIVATSVITVLCNVLGV comes from the coding sequence CCGCCTGACCATCAGCGTGGGCGGCTGCTGGAAGATGGGCGCCCCATGGCCCCCGTCGGCTGACGCTTCCCTGCGGGCCATGGCCCAGCCGCATACGACCGGCCTGACCCTGCGCTGCGAGGACCTGAAACACTGGGATTCCAGTCTGCTGGTTTTTTTGGTGCGGTGCATCCGGGCTGCCCAGGAGCACGGCCTGCCTGTGCAGCGCGACCTGCCCCACGGCCTGGAACGCCTGGTCCATCTGGCCTTTGCCGTGCCGGCCAAGCAGGGCGCCTCCCGCAGCAAGGAGCAGGAAGGCCCAGTGGCCCGCCTGGGCGGGGCAGTGCTGGCCCTGCCCGGCAAGCTCCGCGAATTCACCGCCTTTGTGGGCGATGCCACCCTGGCCATCCTGCGCTTCTGCACCGGACGCTCGCACATGCGCATGCAGGACCTCATGGCCGCCATGTACGAATGCGGCGTGCTGGCCCTGCCCATCATTTCCCTGACCAGTCTGCTGTTCGGCCTTATCCTGGCCTTTGTGGGCGCGGTGCAGCTCACGCAGTTCGGCGCCCAGATCTATGTGGCGGGGCTGGTGGGCATCGGCATGCTGCGCGTCATGGGCGCCATCATGGTGGGTGTGGTCATGGCCGGCCGGGTGGGGGCCTCCTTTGCGGCCCTCATCGGCACCATGCAGGTCAATGAAGAGGTGGATGCCCTGGTCACCCTGGGAATCTCGCCCATGGACTTTCTGGTGCTGCCGCGCATGCTGGCCCTCACGGCCATGATTCCCCTGCTCACCCTCTATGCCGATCTCATGGGCATTCTGGGCGGCTTTGTGGTGGGCGTGGGCATGCTGGACCTCAACCCGCTGGAATACCTCAGCGCCACCGTCACCATGGTATCTTTCCGCCACGGCATCATCGGCCTGGTCTATGCGGCCGTCTTCGGGGTCATCATTGCCCTGACGGGCTGCTATCAGGGCATGCGCTGCGGCCGCAGCGCCCAGGCCGTGGGCCAGGCCACCACCACGGCGGTGGTGCACGGCATTGTGGGCATCATTGTGGCCACCTCTGTCATTACCGTTCTCTGCAACGTGCTGGGGGTCTAG
- a CDS encoding ATP-binding cassette domain-containing protein, with protein sequence MDSAPAASPQTPPAQHRPPRLRVRDLTVGYGSFVLMQDVNFDVAEDDVFLIMGGSGCGKSSLLRVLMGLKAPQSGHVFYGETDLWACTEQERRRLLQRTGVLFQGGALWSSMTLAENVGLPLQQYTTLSPAEIRDQAALKLALAGLAGFEDYYPSEISGGMRKRAGLARALALDPEILFLDEPSAGLDPVSSRLLDDLILELRDSLGTTFVIVSHELASIFTVASNSIFLDAQTRRVTASGNPSLLVRDPHTEEQAMRFLTRGASGQAPSPDRTGGTTRTTA encoded by the coding sequence ATGGACAGCGCACCGGCCGCCTCCCCGCAGACCCCCCCGGCACAGCACAGGCCGCCGCGCCTGCGCGTGCGTGACCTCACCGTGGGCTACGGCTCCTTTGTGCTCATGCAGGACGTGAATTTCGACGTGGCCGAAGACGACGTCTTTCTCATCATGGGCGGATCGGGCTGCGGCAAAAGCTCGCTGCTGCGCGTGCTCATGGGTCTCAAGGCCCCGCAGTCCGGACACGTCTTCTACGGCGAAACGGACCTCTGGGCCTGTACGGAACAGGAGCGCCGCCGCCTGCTGCAACGCACGGGCGTGCTCTTTCAGGGCGGGGCGCTGTGGAGTTCCATGACGCTGGCCGAGAACGTGGGCCTGCCCCTGCAACAGTATACCACGCTCTCTCCCGCTGAAATCCGGGATCAGGCCGCCCTCAAGCTGGCGCTGGCGGGTCTGGCGGGCTTCGAGGATTACTATCCCTCGGAAATCAGCGGCGGCATGCGCAAGCGTGCCGGCCTGGCCCGTGCCCTGGCCCTGGACCCGGAAATCCTTTTTCTGGATGAGCCTTCCGCCGGGCTGGACCCGGTCAGCTCGCGCCTGCTGGATGATCTCATCCTCGAGCTGCGCGACTCGCTGGGCACCACCTTTGTCATCGTTTCCCACGAGCTGGCCAGCATCTTCACCGTGGCCAGCAACAGCATCTTTCTGGATGCGCAGACGCGCCGGGTCACGGCGTCGGGCAATCCAAGCCTGCTGGTACGCGACCCCCACACGGAAGAACAAGCCATGCGCTTTCTTACCCGCGGCGCGTCAGGCCAAGCCCCGTCACCGGACAGAACCGGCGGGACCACAAGGACTACCGCATGA